From the Longimicrobium sp. genome, the window GGTCGGGGAAGCTGCGGTCCAGCAGCAACTCGGCGATCCGCCGGTCGTCGGGGTCGTGGAGGAGGACGCACTCGGCGGGGAGCCCGTCGCGCCCCGCCCGGCCAGCCTCCTGGTAGTAGGACTCGAGGCTTCCCGGGGCGGCCAGGTGCACCACCGTGCGGACGTCCGACTTGTCGACGCCAAGCCCGAAGGCGTTGGTGGCGACGGCGACGCCGACCTGCCCCCCCATGAACTGCTCCTGCGCCTCGGTGCGCGCGGCGGCCGGCAGTTTCCCGTGGTAGGCGACCGCTGGGAAGCCGCATTCGCGCAGCACGGCGGCGAGCGCCATGACGTCGCTGCGGGTGGAGGCGTAGACGATGGCCGGCCCCTCGCGCTCGTCCAGGATCTCCAGGACCTGGCGGACCTTGTCGTCGAACCCGGCCGCGGGGCGGACGCTCCAGCGCAGGTTCGGGCGGTCGAAGCCGGCCACCTGCACCACGGGCGCGTCGAGCCGCAGCACGCTCACGATGTCGTCGCGCACCTCCGGGGTCGCCGTGGCAGTGAGCGCCACCACCTGCGCCTCCGGGAACGCCGCCCGGTGCCGTCCCAGGCGGACGTACGCCGGACGGAAGTCGTGCCCCCACTCGCTCACGCAGTGCGCCTCGTCCACCGCGAGGAGGCGGACCGGGAGGCGCCCCACGCGCTCCCGGAACTCCCGCGAGTCGAGCCGCTCCGGCGAGACGTAGAGGAAGCGGAGCATCCCCGCCTCGGCCGCCTTCACCGCCTCCTCGTTGGCGCGGGGCGTGTTCGTGGAGTTGATGGCGGCGGCGGGGATCCCGGCGTCGCGGAGCCGGACGACCTGGTCGTGCATGAGCGCGATCAGCGGGGAGACGACGAGCGTGAGCCCGCCCCTGCACAGCCCGCCCAGCACGTACACGAAGGTTTTCCCGCTCCCCGTCGGCTGGATGGAGACGAGGGTGCGCCCCGCCAGCACGGCGGAGAGCGCCTGCTCCTGCGCCGGCCGCAGCGCCGGGAGGCCGAAGTGGTGCCGGAGGAGGCTCGTGGCGTCCTCCAGCGAGGGCGCCGCCGCCACACGTGGAGCGGGGCCGCGCGGCCGCGCGGGACGGGCCGCGCTCCGCGCCCGCCGCGGCGGGGCCGCCACGGGGCCGCCGAGGAGGTCATGGATCGCGTCGGCGTCTGGAGCGATGGTGGGCGATGCGACAGGGGCCATGGAGGTCGCCTGGAGACGGTGGCGGGGGAGCCCCGCCGAGCCGGGCGCCCCCGCCATGAGGTGGTACCCCGGGCCGCGCCGGGCCGCCGGGAGTCAGGCCGCGAAGAGGTCGGCCTGGGCGGGCGGCGCCGGGCGCAGCGGCCCGGGGAGGAAGGAGCGGAAGCCGGGGCTGCGCTCGAAGTGGAAGCTGGAGCCGCGGACGTAGGTGAGGGACAGGTCGCAGGCGATCCAGCGGCGGCCGAGCCGCTCCGCGGCCGCGGCCGTCTCCCCGGAGCCGGAGAAGAGGTCGGCCACCAGCCCCGCGGGCGGGGTGAGGAAGCCGATCACCCGCTCGGGGAGCTCGGGCGGGAAGCGCGCCGGGTGCGGCGGGAGCCCCGTCTCGCGGCAGCGCCGGAAGTAGTGCGAGTTGCTGTCGGTGTTGGCGGCCGAGAGGAGGGCCCCGGCGATCGCCCCGCCGTTGTCGGCGGAGAAGGCGCCCGGCGCGAGCACGTGCCCGCTCGGCCGTGCGGCGCCCGCCTCCCCGCCCGCGGCCAGGCGCCGGCGCATCGCCCGGCTGTACGGGCGGAGCACGGCCGTGTTGTCGGCGTAGGGGTGCGGGTGCTTCGCGAACCAGAGCACCGGCTCGACGTCTGGGACCAGCCGCTCGCGCCGCAGGCACACCCACTCCGCGGGCGCGGGGAGCTTGGCGGGGTTGTGCCAGTAGAGCGTCTGGCAGAGGACGAGCCCCAGCTCGTCCACCATGCGCAGCACCAGCCGGTGGATCCACGTCGATTCGGCCGGCGCCCCGCGCTCGAACGGCGCGGCGAGGTTCAGCACCATCGAGCCGCTGTCGCGCAGCTTCGGCCGGACCCGCTCCGCGAGCGTGAGCGCCCAGTCGACCTGCTCGCGCCCG encodes:
- a CDS encoding ATP-dependent DNA helicase RecQ, giving the protein MAPVASPTIAPDADAIHDLLGGPVAAPPRRARSAARPARPRGPAPRVAAAPSLEDATSLLRHHFGLPALRPAQEQALSAVLAGRTLVSIQPTGSGKTFVYVLGGLCRGGLTLVVSPLIALMHDQVVRLRDAGIPAAAINSTNTPRANEEAVKAAEAGMLRFLYVSPERLDSREFRERVGRLPVRLLAVDEAHCVSEWGHDFRPAYVRLGRHRAAFPEAQVVALTATATPEVRDDIVSVLRLDAPVVQVAGFDRPNLRWSVRPAAGFDDKVRQVLEILDEREGPAIVYASTRSDVMALAAVLRECGFPAVAYHGKLPAAARTEAQEQFMGGQVGVAVATNAFGLGVDKSDVRTVVHLAAPGSLESYYQEAGRAGRDGLPAECVLLHDPDDRRIAELLLDRSFPDRALVEEAYAALEAAVDDEGWLPGPLAHLERSLGGPAARSLHASVRVLALAGVVSHVSVGKAGIRARIAAEPERITATLAGPARADDLGFLRGLWRALRRAGADPGEGEVVARADLDALTGGLKRARERLERLAEEGLVEWREQETGTRVLRRGLRPHALPVDWDALARRRAVRLRRVDAVEAYARGAGCRRRALLGYFGEEAPPRCGNCDRCGGGPG
- a CDS encoding DNA methyltransferase translates to MSEAKKLPSQGALLFPFLQVLADAGGAATSATVRARLADAAGLDEEQRTRRVRAGAAGPQVNEWGRHVRWVHQLARAARLAHAPESGVWELTDRGERALHNALPGVVVQVFVTEQGVMLWGEAEAALAVVEDDSIDLFLGSLPYPDQRKAYEGQRSGREQVDWALTLAERVRPKLRDSGSMVLNLAAPFERGAPAESTWIHRLVLRMVDELGLVLCQTLYWHNPAKLPAPAEWVCLRRERLVPDVEPVLWFAKHPHPYADNTAVLRPYSRAMRRRLAAGGEAGAARPSGHVLAPGAFSADNGGAIAGALLSAANTDSNSHYFRRCRETGLPPHPARFPPELPERVIGFLTPPAGLVADLFSGSGETAAAAERLGRRWIACDLSLTYVRGSSFHFERSPGFRSFLPGPLRPAPPAQADLFAA